Part of the Fusarium musae strain F31 chromosome 3, whole genome shotgun sequence genome, TAGTAACTGTCTCTTAGTCACGGTCACTCATAGGGTCTACTTACCACAAGCCATGACACCTCCAGTGATGGGGTAGATGGGACTGTTTGCCTTGGAGGCGTCCTTAGGCTGACGAACACAGGTACCATCGCCCTGGTTCTCGCCATCGATGAAAAGAGTAGTGAAGAGAGTGTGGGCGTTTGCAGCAGTAGTGAGGCCGAGAACAGTAGCAAGAAGCTTCATGTTGGATAGTTCAGAAGAAAATCGTTTCGACAAACACAAATGAAGGAGAGCAGAAAACCAGTTCTGCTATAAAACCGCTAGGGTTGAAGTCGTTGATTGATGTCGTGAAAAGGGAGTGTATatgcttgaagaagcagtaAGGAATGAATaagtgaagagaagagaaagagtcGCAGTACAACTCGAGAAACACCGTGACGAGGAAGAatgaaggtgaagagaggagagagaaagcATCACGAACTTGTGGCCATGCCTCATATATACTGCAACTCCTCAGCTCGGGTCAGCCTGCAGATCAGATCCTCCAGACCTGGTTCTATGCAAGGATCATGGTGATGGCCAAGCTGGACGAGTTACACCAAAACTGCCCGACTTTCCAGTTATTCGGTGCGTAGGCGACaagcagcaccagcacctcAAACGGTGGCGTTCCTCCTGGCCTGATCCTTTCTATTTCCCCAGCGGGATAGCTATGTTAGCTAGGGACGGATAATCCTGGATACCCATGTTTAGGCTCTCTGCATGTTTCCAGGTGTAATCAAACGGACCACCAAATACAGAGGTCAAGGCCATGGTCGTGATCCCTGTGGCGCATCATTTGGGAGTCAATCGCCGAGTGCCAAGATATTCAAGGTGAAACGTAGTGAGAGAGGCCTGAGTCTAGGTCTGCGGGTGCTTTGATGGGTGTAAGTAAGATTGAATGGTAGAAGTTGGATAGGATTGGAGGGAGGTTTAAGCTAAGTTTCGGTACCTGCGTCTAGGAAGCGCCCAGATAAACGGGCGTTTCCGTTGTGGATGTAACCTCCAATACTCTCTACCAATGACTGCAGCCAGAAGGATCTGTTTTCTATAATTCTGTCCATTTATTGCTACATTTCATTCTGCATCTAAATGTTATACTCATGGTCCCCGTTAACCTTAAAGCATAAACATCCCGCTAGTCCTTCATTATAATCAACGACGTCGTTTCAAACTTAAATCCTCCTAAACTCTTGCGGGAAACAAAAAGCAGTTCCCAAGTTGGTCCAGGGAAACAAATACAGGGGTTATCCATGATCATCCAAAGTCATGACAGTGACTGCAGTGACAGTCTATTAATCATGGTGCGACTCTTGAATACAACCCCTCTCATCCTTTCGATCCCTTATTCAAAATTGTCTATCATTTATGGACGTGTTCATTCACTCAATTCTAGGTTTTCATCCTTCGTGGATTCACAACCCTCAGGGGTAAGCTTCAGCCGCAAATCGCTTAGAGAGTGTTAATCGGTGTAGTTTAAATCGTGAGATTGTTGTTCGATGCTAAAAGAAGTGTATCGATAGTATATAATGAAATTTACTGTACAGCCTTCTTCTACCAGATTCATGACACAAAGATCAACTCCTTAACTCTCAGCAGTTCTGAGGCTGCACGATTCAAGTCTGGGGGACAAGCAAGGATCATGTCGATCCTCTCCTCCACATGTTTAATACCAGGGGTTTCATAaacctccatcatctcatcacccCTTCACTACCTTGTTCTGTTCGAAACTCAGAAaaacacaaccaacaaactTGGGAAAATGAGGAATCTGTTCCGCTGTCATCCCATCATATGTTGATCACTTATGAAGCTTGTTTTATACCCCTGCTAATCACACATTCCGACTTGGCATCACCAAACTGCATACTCACTAACGTTGAGTACATTCTAACCAAGCCGCAtgttttctctcttctcaagtgataactcagcttcatcatcggccGTCTGCAGCCAAGTGTGTTTCAACAGaaagcaaaacaaaacaTCGGCCCAGATACAGGTCGTACAAGAATAGCCTCCGCCAGGCTTCGGCCTTTGCTCTTCAGCGCTTCAGTAGCCCAAATACCGGCCCATCAACCAGATCGATTCTAGACCAATTGATCCTCTGCCGTCCTATATATGCGACATCTAGCTGCTTCACCTGCCGAAGCCTCCACGATAACATCATCACACAGAGAAGACAGGTAATGGACCATAAATCATACAATTGAAAGGGCAAGAGTGGAGATTTGATTCTGTTCCGCGCGACCAACACTTTTGAACTCCTCATACGCACTTATACAAACAAACTTCTTGAATCCTTGCATAATTGGTCTGTCGTTTTTGCGCCTACATTAACAATcatctcctccctcttcccCCTCCAAAGCGACATCAGCAGAGTTCCATCTCTTGCGTCCGCCGCTCTCGATATGGTACAGTATGATACAAGCAGGCTATTTTTGATATATGGGTATCTTATtcgttgatcttggccaGGATCCTAGTGATATGAGTCAGTATACCTGCTTCCATGATGCAGCGTCTGGTGGTATGTGGTCACTTACTCGCTGTCGCGGAAGAGCTGgaactcctcctcgccgGCCTTGACGGGAGAACCGCCGAATTGAGGGATCAAAACTCGGTCGCCAACGGCAACGCCCATGGGTAGTCGGTTACCCTTCTTGTCCAAAGCACCGGGGCCAACAGCGAGGACCTTGGcctcgttgagcttctcaacgcTGGACTCGGGCAGGAAGATGCCGCTGGCGGTCTTGGTCTCGGCCTTGATGCGCTGGACGAGAACACGGTCAAGGAGGGGAGCGAGAGCTCGAATGGACTTGATGGAGGTGGCCTGCGGCGTTTGGTGTTAATCTTTACTGTTCTTTCCTGTTTCCCATAGTGCCCATGCGCCCGAATGCTTCCATCTCTCCCATCCAAGTCTCCTCATGGCTCCCAATTGCCGAGGATAACAAGCTAGATAGTTGAGACTAAAGCATTGGCGGGGCTGCTTCTGTAATTCGCTACAGTAGCAATCGTCAACGTACCATTGTGATTAAGTAAAAGAGGTAGGTGGTTGGGTATATGATCAAGAGAGTCGTAGATTCGTAATTGGAGAAgtaaacaagaagaagagttcgGCTTCGGTGTTCAACGGAGTTCAAATCGGCGGTGGATCTCGTCTCTTCCAACagcttccagaagaaggtcaGCAATTTTTTCCCCCAAGCTTCCTCTCGGCTCTTGATTTCCCCGGTTCCGAGAATCGGCACTACACGTCCGATTGCCGTCCGAAAGCGGTATATCATGCCGAACGACTTACACCACAAAGCTCTTCGTTATCATTCATGTGATCGATCTACACTCAGTATTatcgtttttttttttataattcaACGCTGTCTTTCTGTCTTAATCGCTGAAAAGCTTTGACAGTCCCTTATCCATATTCTGGAACTGCTACTAATCAAACGCTGTTACCAAGGAATTCTCGACAATTGCTGATCCTCCATCTATCTGTTCGTCATTCATCAATGCAGCTCATAAGCGAATCCATTTCAAAACAGCCCCCAATTTATGTCTTCATTGCTCTCAAAAACGCCAAATGCCGGCCTTCCTTCAGAAATAGTCAATTTGTCCTGCGGTCGTAGCCAAAGTCTGATGATCACTTCTTCTCGGGTTGTTGCGAGTTGGCTGGTGGTTCCAAGATGTGAGTGTGGTTGTCAGCTGGGATAACCTCACCGTGGTCAAGTTGTTGGCAGATGACTGTATCTGCAACCCATGGCTCCTGAAGAATCTCATCCATCCGGGCACGAGTCTTGgggtcaagatcaagcattCTGCTAATGATGTGTCTGCTTTCCCTAGGCAGCAGGCGCAGAATACGCCATGGGCCACGGATgacttccttcttctcaccaCCCGGCTGCGTCTTAGAGTCCTTTGAGTCGGTGGTCGAGCTGGCCTCTTTTGAGGTCGACTCTTCTTTTTGCTCATGATGAGTATGTTTCTTggtctcatcctcagccaaAAAGTCTCGCGCTGGCGTGGTGGTCAAATCATTagttgactttgagggtACAATTAGCTTCCTGGGGTCGTGTCCTGGAGTTGGGTCCGCCGCGAACAGCTTGAAGGAGTTATCTGTCATTCGTGGGACCTTCCACGGGAAACGTCGAAGAGTCATGCAGCAGAAAATGATGGCCAAAGACCAAATATCCACAGCTACTGCGTCGTACTCCTTGGAGTCGTAAACCTCGGGTGCGAGATAAGGGTCAGAGCCGACAATACCTGAGACCAGTTAGCCAATGTCCTCACACTATATTGGCGAAGAAATATACCTTTTGCGGGCACAGTGTCGGTCTCAAATGGATATTTGAAGACGTGAGCACTGCCAAAATCGATGATCTTCATAATACCCTTGGAGCTCACTACCACATTATCCAGCTTCAGATCGCGGTGGGCAAGGCCCACGCTATGCAGATAAGTCACGCCATTGAGGATTTGCAGGAAGCAGCACGTTATCTCTTCCCGGGACATCCGACCGGTCATAACGATTGCAAAGAGGTCGAATGGCGCATATTCCATCACTTCATACCAACGCCCCTTTTCTTGAAGGATGTCCAGTGTCTCGATAATATTGCCATGGTGAAGAGTCGATCCAACGCAAAATTCGGCTGTTACTTTCTTATTGTACTCTTTCTCGGTCTCGTATGTGTGTCTTGCGCGGAACTCCTTGACTGCAAATACGGTACCGTCGTCCTTGCGCTTCATCAGTCTCACCGAACCACCCGCACCGGAGCCCAGAAATTTGCCGAGCTTGCCGTACTTGGAAGACAGCCCATGATCATCTCCGAATGGCAATTGCTGGGTCGATTTGGAAGCTGCAGCTTTCGTACCGAGCTTGATCGatggtgctggtgatgacTCTCTCTTTTTGTTGTGATGTCCGCCCTTGCGGAAAAATCGTTTCAAATCTGCCATTGAGCTGTGTCCGGGATGAAGGTTGCCAGTCGAGACGCTATCATTCGGTGCAAGTTCTTCACTACTGTTCCTTGCACTACCAAAGATCGACGATCCGCGCTTCTCGTTCAGATTTGACTTGGACCCATGGGGAGAACCATGCTTCTTCTTACGTGAGAAGATGAACCTGGGGTCGATTGTGTGTTTCGTTGTGTGTGCCGCTTGTGCAGGTCGTCGGCCCTTGGCGTAGGGATCGTTGATATCACCGCCAGGGGTAAATGGCTTAGAGTAGAAGTTTGACGCTGAGCTTCGGGACGGACTAGATTCTCTAGAAGCTGGCACAGAACCAGGTCCTACTCCAAACATGCCTCGACGATGGGACTGGTGCTGCTCCTCAGCGGAAGACGCTCTACGGACCGCATGATCGGAAGCAGCTCGAGCAGCTGAAGGTCTTCTATCGGGAGCTTGTGAAGCCTTTTCATGGGATGACGATGCCTGTGGGGTGATAACCGGGGGTTCATTCGTCTTGGCCACTTCCTTACCCTTCTTATCTGAACTAGCCTGACCGGATCCCGCGGGAGTTAGGGGAGGGGAAGTCAGCGTAGAGACCTGAGGGCTGGTATGCGGGGATTGGAAGGTGGCAGAGGTGGGTGTGGGCAATCTGGTAGACTGTCCGGATTCATCCTCATGCGATGGGACCTACAATGACATCAGTTAGCGTTAGTCACAAAACCTTCAATTATAGCAACGCAGTGACATAACGTCGCGAAGCTCAAATACCACAATCAAATTACCGGTAGCAATTAGAGTGGAATTTGGCCGAGAGCATTTTCCAAAAGCTGATTAAGCGTGAATACACAGAAAGGGGGTCATACTCGGGAGGGTGGAAGCGAGAAAGCTTCAAATTGGCAGTTATTCAAGCGCAATTCTTGTAAAGGCCGGCCGTGGAGAGACTTGGTGAAGGCTTTAAGTTGATCGGCAGTAACTTCGGTGAAAGGACTTGACTGGTCGTGCTCTTCATGCTCTGGGTTCGACGATGACGGGTCAACGGTGGCCGGTTGGGTGGGTGATATCTCCTGGACGGCGGATGAGAAGCGAACGCCGGAGGCATCTTCGCATGCGTCGTCCTTGTCTCCAATTGACTCTTGAGGTTTTTGAACGGGCTCTGAAACTTCTATCATATCTGCAGTTAGCGATTGTACCACAAACATCGTTTCGCAGTGCTTCAGTGCGCCgagcagaagatcaaggtGGGGCAGAATAGGCTCGGCAGAACCGGAAGATAGACTTACCAGAGACGCCCTGGGAGCGAGGAAGCTCCTGGGGAGGATTTGAAGAACTCATCGGGTTAGAAAAGGATGCTTTGATGAGGTGTGAGCAAAGTAACCAAAAAGCAACCAAGGTAGTAAATAGTATGATGAGGGTGGTAAGAAGAAGCGAGACTGAGCAGACTAAGAGttgcgacgacgatgataaAAGAGGACGAGCCATGGGCCCGCACTTACCTTACTAcgtactgtacctacctagtggGGGGCTCCACTTTGTTTCCTTCCATTCTCTCCCATCTTTTGAGGGCAGCCCAGTCCGAGTGGTTCTCTTCCCTTTTTGCTGGGCAGGGCTACGGGCAATAGTTAGCGTTTAGGAGGAGGTCCTTCTACGGCAATGCGAGTGCTAGAAACACGCTAGATGTGCGCTAAAAACTGTTTCCTGGCAGCTGGTGATTCCCTCAGGTACAGTGAAGAGGCTTCAGAGGTTGAGGCTTGCTCGGACATATGCGAATATTTaggttgaagatgagtcCGTATTGATCGCGAGTCAACGTGTACGACGTGTTCGTCTGATCACTTTTCCCAACAGAAGCGCCCCCTATCGTCAGCTTTTAACTTATCTTTACTGCTGATAGCTTGACTGAAGTGGCATAGTAAGCAGCGAGGATCATGTACCTCGACTTACGAAgctctccttgatctcatgGTCCCGGCGCATCACTAGACAGGGCTCCTTGTCAAGAGAAAAATTCAACATATGAGTATGAATAATGGAAGCAGTCCAATGCCCTCGGACAATTACAATTGCATTGCGTTGGGTTGCAAAACAATTTCCTCGTTGGGTTGGGAAACCTTCTTGTCACTATGACTCAACTCCTTTTACATTGAGGGTGCCACCAACAGCCATACATCCATAGCATGTGCACAAACGATGCAGAGATCGGGAAGACGGTTAGTTCTCCGGTGTTGATGTGAAGTTCACTTGACACAAACAGTTCGAGATCCGTGAATATGACCCCCTGTCAAACTCAACGATCTGACCCGATTTAGGCTCTCGCTGAGCTGCGTTTCCTAGTCGATGTAACCAAAGTATATTTACAACCTTGATCGATATAGCGGTGTCTTGAAGTAATACGGTTAACATCAGAAGCTGCAACAGGGGTGATATCTAAGGTTACTTGagctacggagtactacAAGTGTAAACTCCGTTCTGGTGCCGCGGCTTTTGTGTAAGTGACCCATGTGTCAGTGAACCTCAACCAAGAAAACGTGAGACACAATATGTGACAATGTCGAGTATCACCTACTTCTGGAAACATGGAAGACGatgattttttttttaccccTTCAAGTTTTAATACGTAACATAAAGCCATGTccaagcccagcccagcccagtcaCAGCGGAGCTCCCGGCCAAGTTTCGGTCGCCTCCAAGCCTCCAAGTTGCCAGAATCTTTTTatcccttcatcaacaaccagtCAAGTATCATCAAAATAATCAACCCCACTAATTTGAATAGCGAAAATGTTTTCTGTTCCTTGAGCTATTCCAGTGTAAGCAACAAGTCCCGTGTCAAGCTCAACTCTTATTTAGGACCATACGCAAGCGTGTTGGTGTCAAGTTTGCGTATTTCCGGTCTTGCTAAAGTGGTTTCAGTGGCAATGGAAGTCGACCCATAAATGTCAAGTCAACAGATGGGGCCATAGAGATATCTCGATCTTCAGACTTTTTATGTGATCACCTGTTACTGTCAGGAACTGGCCCCAGACGATCTGTCAAATCCGTCATTCTTCCCGTTGTGCCCTGAGATCTTAAGGTCTTATTGTATCAAGATCCTATCAAGTCATTTCATTTTTCCTGACTCGTCCACCACATTTGCCCAGTCTTCAGAGGGTCTGAAGTCAGGGCTGTTGAATTAGAGGGCTTGAAATCATTATTCTAATAGTTTGCTAAATTTAGGATGACACTATCCTAAAATATCCTAAACTCTTCTAATTATTATGTAGGGAGATGATCCTATACTTTCTCCCTCCCTCATGCTGTTTGTTAGACAATCAAACACAGAGCATGACATGTATATACATTGCCAAGCATCGACGACACAGCATATGAACCAATGGTTTCAATGATAGTTTGACTCCCATATAATCATGATCTGAGATACATGTACATGGGATACAGTCATATGTATTCCACATGACTTCATTGGTTTCAACGGGATACGAGACTTCAGACAAGCCACGCGTATGGTGGATCGAGGATGATTCCTGGATAAGTGCCTGCCCACGTACTAATAGAGGCACGTGAGGTCTTGACTACTTGCGAGTTATCAAGGTCGAGATCAACTTCACATGTCTTGCCTCACAAACTCGGACAACTGCCGTCTGTAATCACTCACTTAGCCTCAAGTGTCAAACAACCTCCATGTACAGATATCTTCTCACACCAATCCCATCGGAAAAAGCTTGGCATACGATCGGCCTGCCAAACACACGCAAGTATGAAATAATAACCAGCATTTCGCCTTTTGAACGCTGAATAGATGCATCGTACAATTCCTCCTCTAATCAGAGGCCCAACTCCCTATCCATAAGCTGTTGTACATGTATAATATCTGGTTGGAGATCTTCGTACACGCCACATTCCGTGGTCTTTTATTTTCATTTCGTAATCATGCTCTCAAGCCACCACCTCAATTCCCATCGTCTTCGCCTGGTAAATGACCGATCTGCAAAGTCCCTCTAGCGATAGACCAGAAAGTCGGAGCTCAGTCTGCTTGATCTTTGCAATCTCGTAAATATGCTTAAGGGATAGAGTGCCGACAGTCTCGTGCCCAGGCTTGCTAACACCCTTTCGCTTGCCCTTCTTTCCCATGGGAGCTTCGACGGCATTGAGGAGCAGCCATGAGGTGTGCGGTGTTCGGACGTCAAAGGTAAATGATCGATCGGGGCGGACCGTAACTCGGCAAGGCATTGGTGTTCCAGTGATAATATGTGCAGTTCTTGCGTTAAATTCCTGGGCGCAAGTTAGCACAGGATTGGCATCTGAGCTCATATAAAACTGACCTTGCAAAAGTCCATAGACTTCACACCTTTGGAACCGAGAGCAGGACCAACAGGAGGACTAGGACTAGCCTGTCCAGCTCCCACGATCAGTTTAACGATCTGGTCAACGCCGCCTCGACCCTTTGACATGGTTGCTGTTGTGTTGAATTTGGTGGTGTCCCGTTGCGACGTTAAacgttgatggtgttttgcGAGCTGAAGAAATTCGAGAGGCAATGTCTCGAGCGTCCTGATTGGCCCACAGCAAGTGTCATGATGGATGTCTCCATAATTAGGTCGCCCCACCAGCCTACCTGCCTACCTACTAGATTTACCTTTCCATCCAATcctttaaaaaaaatctcGAGCGCATCAATGTTCAACCGTCCTCATCAGAAGACGCTCTCAGGACAACCACAACGGAATGCGCACTTGAGAAACAGATCTTGAGCCGCAGCCGATTTTTCATTCTCTTCCACTCAAAGAATCTTAAGCAAttttctccagcttctttcGCCAGAAGCGACCCAACACCTGTCTTCGGCCTTTCTCCCCACAagagctcaacaccaaccttgAGCCTCTCTCCCGACAAGAGACTTAGTACATACGGCACGATGCCTTCAACTCACAGTAAGGCATAATCCAGCATAAGTCCCTGATGTTGGTAAGCAAGAGGCTTACATGAAGCAGAAAAACCGAAGCCTTGGGATACGGATGACATTGATAAATGGAAGGTCGACACCTTCACTCCCAAGGATAATGCTGCCGGCGCATTCCTCGAAGAGAGTTCCTTTGCCACCCTCTTCCCCAAATACCGCGAAGTCTATCTGAAGGAAGCATGGCCTCTGGTTACTCGCGCCCTCGAAAAACACGGAATTGCCTGCACGCTCGATTTGGTTGAAGGTTCTATGACCGTGAAAACTACTTTACGGACGTATGATCCCGCCGCCATTCTCAACGCACGcgacctcatcaagctcctggCTCGCTCCGTCCCCGCCCCTCAAGCTATCAAGATCCTCGAAGATGGTGTTGCCTGTGATGTGATCAAGATACGCAACTTGGTTGGAAGTCGTGAGCGCTTCGTCAAACGTAGACAACGAATCCTTGGACCCAATGGTTCAACTCTCAAAGCGCTTGAATTGCTCACAGAAACATACATCCTGGTCCATGGAAACACAGTCTCCGTCATGGGACCCTACAAGGGCCTGAAAGAAATTCGACGTATCGTGGAAGATTGTATGGCGAACCTCCACCCAATTTATAGTATCAAAGTGAGAAATTGTCTCTAGGAGAAGAAATCAGACAGCTAACCCATCGGCAGGAACTGATGATAAAAAGGGAGCTCGCAAAGGATCCCGAGCTTGCCAACGAGAGCTGGGATCGTTTCCTTCCCAACTTCAAAAAGAGGACTCTCAGCCACAGACGTGTTCCCCACAAGGTCaccgacaaggccaagaagacatACACACCATTCCCTCCAGCTCCCGAAAAGAGCAAGGTGGACAAGCAAATCGAGACTGGCGAGTATTTCCTGGCCAAGGGCGACAAGAAGCGTGCTTTACACGAGGAGCGCAAGGAGAATCAGAGCAAGcgaaaggaggagaaggcaaAGGAGCGAGAGGCCGAGTTCGTCCCACCGCAAGAGGGCCgtcccaagaagaagcgcaagaagacGGAAGAGTAAACAGGGAGAGTATCGTATTTCGTGGATGGGCAACTGGTGTGAGTTGTttcaatctcatcatgtACAAGCTCTCAAGTTGTATGATACCCTGAAAATCTCGGCGTTCTTCATGTCTCTATTTAAGgattaatagctaaaaagaaatatGGTTTCAATTTCTGTGTCTAAATTCGTGAAAAGGCGTTGCATTTGCCTTGTTGATTATGATATCTAGAGTTTGTAGGGCGAATCGCTTCCTAAATCCCACTCGATTACCAGCTTACCAAACTGCTTCCCCTGATCCATGTCTTTAAACAGGTCATCAATTCCTGAAAGGTTATCCAGCCCCTTGATCGTCCTGCTGATGACAGGCcgaatcttcttctcgttcacAAAGGCAACCATATCCCGGAACTCCTTGCGGGAACCCATCGTTGAACCCTTGAGCTCGATATTCTGCAGATTCGCGGCCATCAGCCAGTCCATCTTGGGAGACACGGTCATGCCGTACTGCACAATTACACCGCCAGCCTTGAGTAGTCGCACAGTTTTAGCCACGATCTCACCGCCTGCACCGTCGATTACAGCATCGAGATATGGTCTGTTGGCTGGTAGCTGTGCTCGAAGCTCCTTGTCCCATGACTCGTTCTTGTAGATAACTCCACCTTTTGCGCCCATCTCTTTGGCCTTTGTAATCTTGGCTTGATCGCCGGATGTGACGAATACGTTGCAGCCCATTGCTACGCCGAACTGGAGGACCTGGAGCGCAACACCGCCGCCAATGCCTGTGATAAGAATGTTTGAGCCAGGGAAAGCAGCGTTGCTCTTTGTTACAAGAGCACGCCAGCCAGTGACACCAACAAGAGGCAGAGCTGCTCCCTCAGCGGGTGTAAGGTGCTCAGGCGCAGGCTCAACTTCCTCCTCTGACACTACAATATAGTCCTGAGCAGTACCGACCTCGGTGAGTTTAGAACCACCTGTGACTGCAAACTTGCGGCTATCTTCTGGTGCAGCAGGGTCTGATTCCCAACCGCGCATGGGAGTGAGGATGACTggcttgttgaggaggttcTTACGAGTGACATTGCTTCCTAGGGCGACCACAGTGCCGTAGCCATCTGCTAGAATTGGGTTGGTGAAGGAAATGGCTGGGTAGAGATGACGGCGCATGAAGAGATCACGGTGGTTAAGTGCCGCCGCAGAGAGGTTGACAAGGACCTCATTGGGGCCTGGAGTTGGCTTTGGAACTTGCTTTACTTGAAGTCTGTATTTCATATTAGCAATTGGCTCTTGACATGTGGAGGAAGTATTTCTAACGGATAATAGACCTTTCCAGGCTTTGCGCCTTCGATCTGCTGTAGGGTGAGAACTCGAGGCATGATTGAGGCTGTGATGTGACCAattgttgttggtggagtATTTCTGGTAGATATATAGTCCCTTCGGTAATAGCGGTTTGAAAAAGGTTCGATTTCGGCTATTGGGCGCAGTCTTGTTGAAGCTTGCAAGTTGGAACGACCTAGATATCATGCTCATGGTCATTGGCCCCGCATCGTAGACCTCGGCATTAAGATGCACCTAAAGCAGCAACTATATACGATCGATCTGAATGGTACAAGAGCTTTGACGTCAAAATCGGGGATTTGATTAATAATGTTAAATGCGGCTAGTCTTTCTTTCCCGGAGGGCTCAAGATCTATTCAAGCATCTTGTTATCAATATTCATGATCCTTAGTGACGTC contains:
- a CDS encoding hypothetical protein (BUSCO:EOG09265BG5) is translated as MSKGRGGVDQIVKLIVGAGQASPSPPVGPALGSKGVKSMDFCKEFNARTAHIITGTPMPCRVTVRPDRSFTFDVRTPHTSWLLLNAVEAPMGKKGKRKGVSKPGHETVGTLSLKHIYEIAKIKQTELRLSGLSLEGLCRSVIYQAKTMGIEVVA
- the HSP10 gene encoding 10 kDa heat shock protein (EggNog:ENOG41~BUSCO:EOG09265H9T), producing the protein MATSIKSIRALAPLLDRVLVQRIKAETKTASGIFLPESSVEKLNEAKVLAVGPGALDKKGNRLPMGVAVGDRVLIPQFGGSPVKAGEEEFQLFRDSEILAKINE
- the YOG1 gene encoding Zinc-type alcohol dehydrogenase-like protein YogA (EggNog:ENOG41); the protein is MPRVLTLQQIEGAKPGKVYYPLQVKQVPKPTPGPNEVLVNLSAAALNHRDLFMRRHLYPAISFTNPILADGYGTVVALGSNVTRKNLLNKPVILTPMRGWESDPAAPEDSRKFAVTGGSKLTEVGTAQDYIVVSEEEVEPAPEHLTPAEGAALPLVGVTGWRALVTKSNAAFPGSNILITGIGGGVALQVLQFGVAMGCNVFVTSGDQAKITKAKEMGAKGGVIYKNESWDKELRAQLPANRPYLDAVIDGAGGEIVAKTVRLLKAGGVIVQYGMTVSPKMDWLMAANLQNIELKGSTMGSRKEFRDMVAFVNEKKIRPVISRTIKGLDNLSGIDDLFKDMDQGKQFGKLVIEWDLGSDSPYKL
- the KRR1 gene encoding ribosomal RNA assembly protein krr1 (EggNog:ENOG41~BUSCO:EOG09263CG4), whose amino-acid sequence is MPSTHKKPKPWDTDDIDKWKVDTFTPKDNAAGAFLEESSFATLFPKYREVYLKEAWPLVTRALEKHGIACTLDLVEGSMTVKTTLRTYDPAAILNARDLIKLLARSVPAPQAIKILEDGVACDVIKIRNLVGSRERFVKRRQRILGPNGSTLKALELLTETYILVHGNTVSVMGPYKGLKEIRRIVEDCMANLHPIYSIKELMIKRELAKDPELANESWDRFLPNFKKRTLSHRRVPHKVTDKAKKTYTPFPPAPEKSKVDKQIETGEYFLAKGDKKRALHEERKENQSKRKEEKAKEREAEFVPPQEGRPKKKRKKTEE